The Oceanivirga salmonicida DNA segment ATAATATGGAAGGTAGAATAGAAAAAACTACTATGACATATATAATAAGAGATCATGATAAGAAAATCTTTGAACAAAGAAAAGCATTTTGTGTAGAAGTTGCTAATAAAATCAAGAAAAAATATGGAAATATAATAACATATAATATGTTTGATCAATACTATAATATGGGTGATTTAATAAAAAATGATATGCGTAGTGTTGAACTAGCCAAAAAGGCTATGGAAAATCTTAATATAAAACCAGATATAAAACCTATAAGAGGTGGAACTGATGGTTCTAAGATAACATTTATGGGTCTAATGTGTCCTAATTTATTTGTAGGTGGAGAAAATTTCCATGGACAATATGAAATAGCATGCTTAGAAGATATGTTAAAGGCAAGAGATGTAGTTCTTGAAATTATAAGATTAAATAGTAAATAATTAAAAAGGGGGATATCTATAATATGTTAATTAGAAGTAAAAGAGTGTGGACAGCTAATCAATTTTTGGCTTGTATAATAGAAGTAGAAAGTAAACAAATAAAAAGAATAATGCCTTATGATGAAAATATAAAAGTTGATTATGATTTTGGGAATAATAGAGTATTACCAGGATTTATAGATGTTCATACACATGGAGCAGTTGGATTTGATACTAATGACGCAAATGAGCAGGGTCTTCGTACTTGGACTAAGTATTTACCATCAGAAGGTGTTACAGCTTTTTGTCCAACAACAGTTACACAAACAGAAGAAGTTTTAACAAAAGCATCAGAAAATGTAATTAAAGTTAGAAAAGAAGGTTATGAGGGTGCAACTATATTAGGAATTAATTTTGAAGGGCCTTTCTTAAATGTTAAACATAAAGGTGCTCAACCTGAACATTGCATAGTAAAACCAGATATTGAAAAATTCAATAGATTTCAAAAAGCTTCTGATGGCTTATTATTAATAATTACATTAGCAGTAGAAAAAGATACTGACTATGAAATGACTAGAGAATTATCTAAAAATGGAGTTATTATTAGTGTAGGTCATAGTGCTGCTACATATGAAGAAACAGTTATGGCCTTTGCTAATGGTGCTAGACTTATGACACATACATTTAATGGGATGACAGGATTACACCAAAGAATGGCAGGGCAAGTAGGTGCTTCAATGAGAGTAAGAGATACTTTTGCTGAAATAATTTGTGATGGAATACATGTTAAACCTGAAGTTTTAAATGTATACTTTAATTCTAAAGGCGCTAGTCATGCTGTTATGGTTAGTGATTCAATATCTGCTAAGGCTTGTGGAGAAGGAGAATATTATTTAGGTGGAGAAAGAGTATTTATTTCTCCAGATGGTAGTGTTCATAGAGCAAGTGGAACATTAGCTGGATCAACTTTAAGAATAATAGATGCTTTGAAAATAAGTGTTGTTGATGCACTAATTCCATTTGATGCAGCTATTAATGCATGTACCTTAAATCCTGCAAGATTACTTAGAATAGACGATAGAAAGGGGATGATAAGGGCTAACTATGATGCTGATATAGTTATTATAGATGATAGCTATAATGTATTAAAAACTATGGTAATGGGTAAATTTGAATATAGTAAATAATAGATTTATATAAAGAACATTTATTGAAAAAATGTATATAAATATTTTTGAGA contains these protein-coding regions:
- the nagA gene encoding N-acetylglucosamine-6-phosphate deacetylase, encoding MLIRSKRVWTANQFLACIIEVESKQIKRIMPYDENIKVDYDFGNNRVLPGFIDVHTHGAVGFDTNDANEQGLRTWTKYLPSEGVTAFCPTTVTQTEEVLTKASENVIKVRKEGYEGATILGINFEGPFLNVKHKGAQPEHCIVKPDIEKFNRFQKASDGLLLIITLAVEKDTDYEMTRELSKNGVIISVGHSAATYEETVMAFANGARLMTHTFNGMTGLHQRMAGQVGASMRVRDTFAEIICDGIHVKPEVLNVYFNSKGASHAVMVSDSISAKACGEGEYYLGGERVFISPDGSVHRASGTLAGSTLRIIDALKISVVDALIPFDAAINACTLNPARLLRIDDRKGMIRANYDADIVIIDDSYNVLKTMVMGKFEYSK